A section of the Scleropages formosus chromosome 12, fSclFor1.1, whole genome shotgun sequence genome encodes:
- the tacr1a gene encoding tachykinin receptor 1a — protein MDALPVTAEPPGNWSNSSGLNGSEVYWNQFVQPVWRVVLWAIAYGTIVVVSVVGNVVVIWIIVAHKRMRTVTNYFLVNLAFAEASMSAFNTVVNFTYAVHNEWYFGLVYCRFHNFFPIAAVFASIYSMTAIALDRYVAIIHPLQQRMASRETKVVVGAIWLLALCLAFPQYYYSSIAYLPGRVVCYIDWPEYKVFNFKRMYFLCVAGLIYFLPLLVMGCAYLVVGLTLWASEIPGDSSDRYREQLNAKRKVVKMMIVVVCTFATCWLPYHVYFLLYEFFPDLFEQTFIQQVYLAIMWLAMSSTMYNPIIYCCLNDRFRAGFKQAFHWCPCVPDGSYEGLELKSTRYLQTQTSVYKASRMEATVCTVMPPGEEDHDVGDPEPAMPRRPSMDLASNGSSSRSVSKTVSETSSFYSSSNLA, from the exons ATGGACGCTCTGCCGGTGACCGCGGAGCCGCCGGGCAACTGGTCCAACTCGTCGGGCCTCAACGGTTCGGAAGTGTACTGGAACCAGTTCGTGCAGCCCGTGTGGCGGGTCGTGCTGTGGGCGATCGCGTACGGCACGATCGTGGTCGTGTCCGTGGTGGGCAACGTGGTGGTCATCTGGATCATCGTGGCGCACAAGCGCATGAGAACCGTGACCAACTACTTCTTGGTGAACCTGGCGTTCGCGGAGGCGTCCATGTCGGCCTTCAACACGGTGGTGAACTTCACGTACGCCGTGCACAACGAGTGGTACTTCGGCCTCGTCTACTGCCGCTTCCACAACTTCTTCCCGATCGCCGCCGTGTTCGCGAGCATCTACTCGATGACGGCCATCGCCctggacag GTACGTAGCGATCATCCACCCCCTGCAGCAGCGCATGGCATCCAGGGAGAccaaggtggtggtgggggcaaTCTGGCTGCTGGCGCTCTGCCTCGCCTTCCCGCAGTACTACTACTCCAGCATAGCTTACCTGCCCGGCCGCGTCGTCTGCTACATCGACTGGCCTGAGTACAAAGTCTTTAACTTCAAACGCAT GTACTTCTTATGCGTGGCGGGGCTCATCTACTTCCTGCCCCTGCTGGTCATGGGTTGCGCTTACCTGGTGGTGGGCCTCACGCTGTGGGCGAGCGAGATCCCGGGCGACTCCTCCGACCGCTACAGGGAGCAACTGAATGCCAAACGCAAG GTGGTGAAGATGATGATTGTGGTGGTGTGCACGTTTGCCACCTGTTGGCTGCCATACCACGTCTACTTCCTGCTCTATGAGTTCTTCCCAGACCTCTTTGAACAGACCTTCATCCAGCAGGTGTACCTTGCCATTATGTGGCTGGCCATGAGCTCCACGATGTACAACCCCATCATCTACTGCTGCCTCAATGACAG ATTCAGAGCGGGATTCAAGCAAGCCTTCCACTGGTGTCCCTGTGTCCCCGATGGGTCCTATGAGGGCTTGGAGCTCAAATCGACCCGCTATCTCCAGACCCAGACCAGCGTGTATAAGGCCAGCCGCATGGAGGCCACCGTGTGCACTGTGATGCCTCCAGGGGAAGAGGATCATGATGTAGGGGATCCGGAGCCAGCTATGCCACGTCGTCCCTCCATGGACCTCGCTTCCAATGGCTCCTCCTCACGTAGTGTCTCCAAGACTGTGTCAGAGACATCGAGCTTCTACTCGAGCAGCAACCTTGCCTAG